The following proteins come from a genomic window of Acinetobacter baumannii:
- a CDS encoding OprD family outer membrane porin yields the protein MELFHRFKPHTLAFATLFIMCSSSWAANPNQQTEDEWKFTLKNAYINRDFDNDALKDTGSWSQAASLFYKSKMHDTPLVIADKPITIGADASVQYAVRLSSDKHVADTVLPFNKETQSQASDYLKYGATLKLGYDKTLLSVGELWLELPVTAVDASRQLLTSYWGTNLKSQLSDQLYVEIGRVEKVSPRNEEDFKKFSFTANGITKESDGLNYIDLRYQFTPSLKGEYYFGNLEDLYNKHYVGLEHTWKQPTFALTSKFKYFNAKDDGNTFDIDAQNIGLLETVKVKNHTFGLGYQQIIGESAYPLPDGFLPETYFINWNATGFFKENEKSYHVMYGYDFKDYVPGLNAMVKYVYGHDFKAANGEKNHETESNVILNYTFQQPFLKGFALQYIRIDYNVKHGNDFGEDRLFVNYTKKF from the coding sequence ATGGAATTATTTCACCGTTTTAAACCACACACTTTAGCTTTTGCCACTTTATTTATTATGTGCAGCAGTTCTTGGGCTGCAAATCCAAATCAGCAAACTGAAGATGAGTGGAAATTCACTTTAAAAAATGCCTATATCAATCGTGATTTTGATAATGACGCCCTTAAAGATACCGGTAGTTGGTCTCAGGCAGCATCTTTATTTTATAAATCGAAAATGCATGACACTCCACTAGTCATAGCAGATAAACCTATCACCATTGGAGCTGACGCTTCCGTTCAATACGCCGTACGTTTGAGTTCAGACAAACATGTCGCAGATACTGTTTTGCCTTTTAATAAAGAAACGCAATCTCAAGCATCTGATTATCTAAAATACGGCGCGACTTTAAAACTAGGTTATGACAAAACACTTTTAAGTGTCGGTGAACTCTGGCTAGAGTTACCTGTAACGGCTGTTGATGCTAGCCGCCAGTTACTCACTTCGTATTGGGGGACCAATCTTAAGTCACAACTTTCAGATCAACTTTATGTCGAAATTGGTCGAGTTGAAAAAGTCTCGCCACGAAATGAAGAAGATTTTAAAAAGTTTTCGTTCACAGCAAATGGAATTACCAAAGAATCTGATGGCTTAAATTATATTGACCTGCGCTATCAGTTTACGCCGTCTTTGAAGGGCGAATATTATTTTGGTAATTTAGAAGATCTCTACAATAAACACTATGTAGGGCTTGAGCATACGTGGAAACAACCAACTTTTGCTCTAACTTCCAAATTTAAATACTTCAATGCGAAAGATGACGGTAATACCTTTGATATTGATGCCCAGAACATTGGTTTACTTGAAACCGTCAAAGTAAAAAACCATACCTTTGGTTTGGGTTACCAACAAATTATTGGAGAGTCGGCTTACCCATTACCAGATGGCTTCTTACCAGAAACTTATTTCATTAACTGGAATGCCACAGGCTTTTTCAAAGAAAATGAAAAGTCTTACCATGTCATGTATGGCTATGACTTTAAAGATTACGTTCCAGGCTTAAACGCAATGGTGAAATATGTTTACGGTCATGACTTTAAAGCAGCTAATGGTGAGAAAAACCACGAAACTGAGTCAAATGTGATTTTAAACTATACGTTTCAACAGCCTTTCTTAAAAGGCTTTGCCCTGCAATATATTCGTATTGACTACAACGTTAAACACGGCAATGACTTTGGCGAAGACCGTTTATTCGTCAATTACACCAAAAAATTCTAA
- a CDS encoding phosphotransferase family protein has product MSVIDVGGEVREGEELDIGAVENWLKSQGVELVGPAVVTQYTGGASNWTYRLKYENTDLILRRPPKGTKAKSAHDMAREYMVQKNLAPYYPVLPKMVALCQDESVIGCDFYVMERIEGIIPRAKLPPELGFTEEDVHQLCVNVIDKLIELHQVPYENTPLAELGKGTGYCRRQVEGWDKRYEKVRTINVPSFKYVRKWLNDNIPQDSTTCIIHNDWRFDNVILDPKHPTEVIGVLDWEMATLGDPLMDLGSALAYWVEPTDNMIFRSTRRQPTHLKGMFSRKEVVDYYLQKTGLEPQNWTFYEVFGVFRLAVIAQQIYYRYYHKQTRNPAFKDFWIVIHALHIRALKLIAQQKLQESEFAQQSLQKIQGILRR; this is encoded by the coding sequence ATGTCGGTAATTGATGTAGGCGGTGAAGTACGTGAAGGTGAAGAGCTTGATATTGGGGCAGTTGAAAACTGGTTAAAAAGCCAAGGTGTTGAGTTGGTTGGCCCAGCGGTCGTTACTCAATATACGGGCGGAGCGTCGAATTGGACTTATCGTTTAAAATATGAAAATACCGATTTAATTTTACGGCGTCCCCCAAAAGGAACAAAAGCGAAGTCAGCCCACGATATGGCCCGTGAATATATGGTGCAGAAAAATCTTGCGCCTTATTATCCAGTACTCCCTAAAATGGTGGCACTTTGTCAGGATGAGTCGGTCATTGGCTGTGATTTTTATGTCATGGAACGCATTGAAGGTATTATTCCTCGTGCAAAACTACCGCCTGAGCTTGGCTTTACTGAAGAAGATGTCCATCAACTTTGTGTAAATGTTATTGATAAGCTGATTGAGTTACATCAAGTTCCTTATGAGAACACGCCTTTAGCTGAACTAGGTAAAGGTACAGGATATTGCCGTAGACAAGTTGAAGGTTGGGATAAACGCTATGAAAAAGTCCGCACAATCAATGTTCCTTCATTTAAATATGTTCGAAAATGGCTAAACGATAATATCCCTCAAGATTCTACAACTTGTATCATTCACAATGATTGGCGTTTTGATAACGTGATTTTAGATCCAAAACATCCAACTGAAGTGATTGGGGTGTTGGATTGGGAAATGGCGACCTTGGGTGATCCATTAATGGATTTGGGCAGTGCTTTGGCCTATTGGGTTGAGCCTACGGATAATATGATTTTTAGATCGACACGTCGTCAGCCTACTCACTTAAAGGGAATGTTCTCTCGCAAAGAAGTTGTTGACTATTATTTGCAAAAAACTGGTCTGGAGCCTCAAAACTGGACTTTTTATGAAGTGTTTGGTGTATTCCGTTTAGCAGTGATTGCCCAGCAAATCTATTATCGTTATTACCATAAACAAACCCGAAACCCTGCTTTTAAAGATTTCTGGATTGTCATTCATGCACTACATATCAGAGCTTTAAAACTTATCGCCCAGCAAAAATTGCAAGAATCGGAATTTGCTCAGCAATCTCTACAGAAAATACAGGGTATTTTAAGAAGATGA
- a CDS encoding MarR family winged helix-turn-helix transcriptional regulator, giving the protein MLDHLEQFLPNKEPSSIQNFPFFWISQVNGKYSQLIEKSIKKLGIDNTRRKIILSTNALGEASITDIANLSTLKLTTATKAVYRLVEDGIVEVYSSTTDERISMVKLTAKGVELVEQINQISVVTLAGILNAFSEDELHNLNHQLKKLFDLMPSS; this is encoded by the coding sequence ATGCTTGATCATTTAGAACAATTTCTTCCCAATAAAGAACCGTCGAGTATTCAAAACTTCCCCTTTTTCTGGATTTCCCAAGTTAATGGTAAATATTCACAACTTATTGAAAAATCTATAAAGAAACTTGGCATTGATAATACTCGCCGCAAAATTATTTTAAGTACCAATGCGCTTGGGGAAGCCAGTATCACTGACATTGCCAATCTTTCTACTTTAAAACTCACAACAGCAACAAAGGCTGTATATCGATTGGTAGAAGATGGCATTGTGGAAGTCTACTCTTCCACCACTGATGAACGGATTTCGATGGTGAAATTAACGGCCAAAGGTGTTGAGCTTGTTGAGCAGATTAACCAAATTAGTGTGGTTACCTTAGCGGGGATCCTCAATGCTTTTTCAGAAGATGAACTGCATAATCTAAATCATCAGTTAAAAAAGTTATTTGATCTCATGCCATCAAGTTAA
- a CDS encoding SDR family oxidoreductase — MAKTILITGASSGLGAGMAHEFAAKGYNLAICARRLDRLETLKTELEHQYGIKVIAKSLDVTNYDQVFEVFRAFKQEFGYLDRIIVNAGVGNGRRIGKGNFEINRATAETNFISALAQCEAAIEIFRAQNAGHLVVMSSMSAMRGLPKHLSTYAASKAAVAHLAEGIRAELLDTPIKVSTIFPGYIRTEMNEGAKHLPFEVDAKTGCKALVKAIEKQPVKAYVPQWPWLPMSIAMKVLPLRLVNKLG; from the coding sequence ATGGCGAAGACAATTTTAATTACAGGCGCAAGTTCTGGTTTAGGCGCAGGTATGGCGCATGAATTTGCAGCAAAAGGTTATAACTTGGCGATTTGTGCACGCCGTTTAGACCGATTAGAGACTTTAAAAACCGAACTAGAACATCAGTACGGTATTAAAGTCATTGCGAAAAGTCTGGACGTTACCAATTACGATCAGGTTTTTGAAGTTTTTCGTGCCTTTAAACAAGAATTTGGCTATTTAGACCGAATTATTGTAAATGCCGGAGTCGGAAATGGTCGCCGTATTGGTAAAGGTAATTTTGAAATTAACAGAGCCACGGCCGAAACAAACTTTATCTCTGCTTTAGCACAGTGTGAGGCAGCGATTGAAATTTTTAGAGCGCAAAATGCAGGTCATTTGGTGGTCATGTCGTCTATGAGTGCGATGCGCGGATTACCAAAACATTTATCGACCTATGCGGCAAGTAAAGCTGCAGTTGCTCACTTGGCCGAGGGTATTCGTGCTGAATTACTTGATACCCCAATTAAAGTCTCAACCATTTTCCCAGGTTACATCCGAACTGAAATGAATGAAGGTGCTAAACATTTACCTTTTGAAGTCGACGCCAAAACAGGGTGTAAAGCTTTAGTCAAAGCGATCGAAAAACAACCTGTAAAAGCTTATGTACCGCAGTGGCCGTGGTTACCAATGAGTATTGCCATGAAGGTTTTACCTTTGAGATTGGTTAATAAATTAGGATAA
- a CDS encoding acyl-CoA dehydrogenase family protein has protein sequence MFELSKKAQDFAERTKKFILEEIEPVEAKFWEEVHELNPDGNWKKWQWPELLETLKSKAKQAGLWNMFLPDEKLGAGLTVQEYAHIAELTGRSLLAPTVFNCNAPDTGNMEVLWRYGSEQQKQQWLEPLLDGKIRSVFCMTEPDVASSDATNMQATALIDGNEIVLNGKKWWSSGLGDPNAKVIIFMAHTPDETKDRHHQHSMVLVPIDTAGVEIQRMLPVFGDYDAPHGHGEVHFNNVRVPLENFIGGAGQGFEIAQGRLGPGRIHHCMRCIGAAEKVLELMIDRGMSRTAFGKEILKLGGNLERVADARVAIDQARLLTLYAAYKMDTLGNMAALTEISAIKVVAPSVLEKVVDMAIQLHGGAGVSRDTPLTGFFAQARSLRLADGPDEVHKGMIAKLELAKRGYGRHKKV, from the coding sequence ATGTTTGAACTCTCCAAGAAAGCTCAAGATTTTGCTGAGCGAACTAAAAAATTTATTTTAGAAGAAATAGAACCTGTCGAAGCAAAATTTTGGGAAGAAGTTCATGAGTTAAATCCAGATGGAAACTGGAAAAAATGGCAGTGGCCCGAACTTTTAGAAACTCTAAAATCTAAAGCCAAACAGGCAGGTCTTTGGAATATGTTTTTACCCGATGAAAAACTCGGTGCAGGGTTAACTGTTCAAGAATATGCGCATATTGCTGAATTAACCGGTCGTAGTTTATTGGCGCCCACGGTTTTTAACTGTAATGCACCAGATACGGGAAATATGGAAGTGTTATGGCGCTATGGCAGTGAGCAGCAGAAACAGCAATGGTTAGAGCCTTTATTGGACGGAAAAATTCGTTCGGTTTTTTGCATGACTGAACCTGATGTTGCGTCAAGCGATGCAACCAACATGCAAGCAACTGCACTCATTGACGGTAATGAAATTGTTTTAAATGGCAAAAAATGGTGGTCGTCTGGTTTAGGTGATCCAAATGCTAAAGTCATTATTTTTATGGCCCATACTCCAGATGAAACTAAAGACCGCCACCATCAACACTCTATGGTTTTAGTACCGATTGATACGGCGGGTGTAGAAATTCAACGGATGTTACCTGTGTTTGGTGACTATGATGCGCCGCATGGACATGGTGAGGTTCATTTTAATAATGTTCGAGTACCTCTTGAAAACTTTATTGGTGGAGCGGGGCAAGGTTTTGAAATTGCACAAGGTCGTTTAGGGCCGGGGCGTATTCATCATTGTATGCGCTGTATCGGAGCTGCTGAAAAAGTACTAGAGCTTATGATTGATAGAGGTATGTCTAGAACGGCGTTTGGCAAAGAAATTCTAAAACTCGGTGGAAACCTAGAGCGTGTAGCCGATGCTCGAGTAGCCATAGATCAAGCTAGACTTTTAACCTTGTATGCTGCTTATAAAATGGATACTTTAGGAAACATGGCCGCTTTAACAGAAATATCTGCAATTAAAGTAGTCGCTCCAAGCGTATTAGAAAAAGTAGTCGACATGGCAATTCAGCTACATGGCGGTGCGGGCGTTTCAAGAGATACGCCATTAACGGGTTTCTTTGCCCAAGCACGCAGTTTACGTTTAGCTGATGGCCCAGATGAAGTACATAAAGGCATGATTGCCAAATTAGAGTTGGCCAAACGTGGTTATGGTCGTCATAAGAAAGTATAA
- a CDS encoding histidine phosphatase family protein, whose product MTTIYLVRHGQASFGKSNYDELSENGEAQATLLGQYFKKILKEQPYVVAGTMQRHEQTAQLALKECFPDAVIHHNNLWNEFNHQQVFARYEPRFEQPELLKADVAKEHNPRAYLAKIFEGAIERWTDGDFHHEYDESWPHFKNRVETALQQLCDELAKTKPRYAVVFTSGGVISVAIGKLLELSPNRTFALNWAITNTSLTTLRLVGNEAQVLSLNEHHFIKAERPDLLTWI is encoded by the coding sequence ATGACCACAATTTATCTGGTAAGGCATGGACAGGCATCGTTTGGTAAAAGTAACTATGATGAGTTGTCTGAAAATGGTGAAGCTCAAGCGACTTTATTAGGCCAATATTTTAAGAAAATATTGAAAGAACAACCTTATGTAGTTGCAGGAACTATGCAGCGCCATGAACAAACTGCACAGCTTGCACTAAAAGAATGTTTTCCAGATGCGGTAATTCATCATAATAATTTATGGAATGAGTTTAACCATCAACAGGTTTTTGCCCGTTATGAGCCACGTTTTGAACAGCCTGAACTGTTAAAAGCCGATGTCGCAAAAGAGCATAACCCTCGCGCGTATCTTGCCAAAATCTTTGAAGGTGCGATTGAACGATGGACCGATGGCGATTTTCATCATGAATATGATGAGTCTTGGCCGCATTTTAAAAATAGAGTCGAAACGGCGCTACAGCAACTTTGTGATGAGTTGGCAAAAACCAAACCTCGTTATGCAGTCGTTTTTACCTCGGGTGGTGTGATTTCGGTAGCAATTGGCAAGCTGCTTGAACTGAGCCCTAATCGAACTTTTGCTTTGAATTGGGCAATTACCAATACAAGCCTCACGACTTTACGTTTAGTTGGAAATGAAGCTCAGGTTTTAAGTTTAAATGAACACCATTTTATAAAAGCTGAGCGTCCAGATTTACTGACATGGATTTAA
- a CDS encoding amidase has product MNIISQSVQKGSGKIKVMVKDTIDIQGLKTIAGSRALLEVEPAHDDAEVVKNILKADCEIIGKTNLHELAFGITGINHAFGTPINPKYPELIPGGSSSGSAAAVAAKQADFTLGTDTGGSIRMPAACCGVFGLKPTFGRVSREGVYPPSSSLDCVGPFANSVEMIEKAMQIIDPTFKPAECTRTPKLALLNVKADEVVWNCIYQALQKANLETVLEKVEHFEAAYDAGMQIINYENWQAFGELTQTGLIGSDVNNRLLKAAHTTLEQVKQAEVVKAQLTQELDALLEKYDALVLPTLPQIPPKVSEAENTVAFLNLTGLVRPFNLSGHPAISVPLETSEGLPVGLQFVSKHQKDEQLCAIAKFCVDAMQ; this is encoded by the coding sequence ATGAATATTATTAGCCAAAGTGTGCAAAAAGGAAGCGGCAAAATTAAGGTGATGGTGAAGGACACTATAGATATTCAAGGTCTAAAAACCATTGCTGGCAGTAGAGCTTTATTAGAAGTTGAACCCGCACATGATGATGCAGAGGTGGTTAAAAACATCTTAAAAGCTGATTGCGAAATTATTGGCAAGACAAATTTGCACGAATTGGCTTTTGGAATTACGGGCATTAACCATGCTTTTGGTACACCTATTAACCCTAAATATCCTGAACTTATTCCGGGTGGCTCTTCAAGTGGTTCAGCCGCAGCAGTTGCAGCTAAACAAGCTGACTTTACTCTAGGCACTGACACGGGTGGCTCTATCCGTATGCCCGCTGCGTGCTGCGGAGTTTTTGGTTTAAAACCGACTTTTGGTCGGGTAAGTCGCGAAGGCGTATACCCGCCGTCAAGTTCTTTAGATTGCGTTGGTCCTTTTGCAAATTCAGTCGAGATGATTGAAAAAGCTATGCAAATTATTGATCCAACTTTTAAGCCGGCTGAATGCACTCGTACACCAAAACTTGCGCTGCTCAATGTCAAAGCAGATGAGGTTGTTTGGAACTGTATTTATCAAGCACTTCAAAAAGCGAATTTAGAGACCGTTTTAGAAAAAGTTGAACATTTTGAAGCAGCTTATGATGCAGGCATGCAGATTATTAACTATGAAAACTGGCAAGCTTTTGGTGAGTTAACTCAAACAGGCTTAATTGGTTCTGATGTAAATAATCGTTTATTAAAAGCAGCCCACACCACTTTAGAGCAAGTAAAGCAAGCAGAAGTTGTGAAAGCGCAGTTGACCCAAGAACTCGATGCTTTATTAGAAAAATATGATGCATTGGTTCTACCGACACTTCCACAAATTCCACCAAAAGTTTCTGAAGCTGAAAACACAGTCGCTTTTTTGAACCTAACCGGTTTAGTTCGACCATTTAATTTATCAGGACATCCAGCTATTTCAGTGCCACTTGAAACCAGTGAAGGCTTGCCTGTGGGCTTACAGTTCGTATCAAAGCATCAAAAAGATGAGCAATTATGTGCAATAGCTAAATTTTGTGTTGATGCAATGCAATAA
- a CDS encoding LysR family transcriptional regulator, translating into MNNIHNLHGLDLSFFHRIDINLYPLFIAIYEQKSISNAASSLNITQSAASHALQRLRQQLEDDVFIRVGNKMSATPFAEQIYPTVKQALLTIQTISQQKHVFDPTSLKSLKIAVHDEIEPIILPRLAQHFQNLNLDLQFVSMKLDRKHIMTDLATQQLDFVIDLEQYLSPKITFDHLVTDEFVICSQLKEVDLASYISGRHIGVSSRRTGALLEDIYLNQHQKISRNVFMRCQNYSTALQVLGAQADAILTMPRMILQHLSYSPKIRLHSLPFEMTNIKMGMFWHEDLRDNLRHQFLRHEIIKLFQ; encoded by the coding sequence ATGAATAATATTCATAACCTACATGGCCTAGACTTAAGTTTTTTTCACCGAATTGATATCAATTTATATCCGCTTTTTATCGCGATTTATGAGCAAAAAAGTATTTCAAATGCGGCAAGTAGTCTCAATATTACGCAGTCAGCAGCAAGTCATGCTTTGCAGCGTTTACGGCAGCAACTTGAAGATGATGTATTTATACGTGTAGGTAATAAAATGTCTGCTACTCCTTTTGCCGAGCAGATTTATCCAACTGTTAAGCAAGCACTTTTAACCATTCAAACCATTAGCCAACAGAAGCATGTGTTCGACCCAACAAGTTTAAAAAGCTTAAAAATCGCCGTGCATGACGAAATTGAGCCAATTATTCTTCCAAGATTGGCTCAACACTTTCAAAATCTTAATTTAGATTTGCAGTTTGTGAGTATGAAACTCGATCGAAAACATATTATGACTGACTTGGCGACACAGCAGCTCGATTTCGTGATTGACCTAGAACAATACTTATCTCCAAAAATTACCTTTGATCATTTGGTGACAGATGAATTTGTAATTTGCAGCCAACTTAAAGAAGTCGATTTAGCTAGTTATATTAGTGGTCGTCACATTGGTGTTTCGTCACGCCGTACGGGCGCTTTACTTGAAGATATTTATTTAAACCAACACCAAAAAATCTCTAGAAATGTATTTATGCGCTGTCAAAACTACTCAACGGCATTACAAGTTTTGGGAGCCCAAGCCGACGCAATACTCACCATGCCCCGTATGATTTTGCAGCATTTATCTTATAGCCCTAAGATTCGGTTACATTCTCTACCCTTTGAAATGACCAATATTAAAATGGGTATGTTTTGGCACGAAGATTTAAGGGATAATTTAAGGCATCAATTTTTGCGACATGAAATTATTAAACTTTTTCAGTAA
- a CDS encoding spinster family MFS transporter — translation MNQSNIAVERTQKKTNAYAWYVVILCMLAYIFSFIDRQILALMIEPIKADLQLSDTQFSLLHGLAFSLFYAVMGLPLAYIADRFSRPKLISIGIIVWSLATATCGLSKNFIQLFLSRMAVGVGEAALSPAAYSMFSDMFSKDKLGRAVGIYSIGAFLGGGIAFLVGGYVINLLKGVTLIEVPLLGALKAWQIAFLVVGLPGIIIGLLFILTVKDPARKGQQLNQSGQVDQVKFTQCLQFIKKHAKTFACHYLGFTFYAMALYSLTSWTPAFYIRKFQLAPTETGYMLGTILLVANTLGVFCAGWLNDWFIKKGRQDAPMFTGVIGIVGLIIPIAFFTQTDQLWLSVTLLIPAMFFASFPLVISATALQMLAPNQFRARLSALFLLASNLIGLGVGTTLVAIITDKVFGNPLMVGSSLSIVGGLSCVLALALLFKGCKSFSESMKLEKLR, via the coding sequence ATGAACCAAAGTAATATCGCTGTTGAAAGGACACAAAAGAAAACCAATGCATATGCATGGTATGTGGTCATACTTTGTATGTTGGCCTATATTTTTTCATTTATTGACCGTCAAATTCTGGCCTTGATGATTGAACCCATCAAAGCAGACCTTCAACTTTCAGATACTCAATTTAGCTTGTTACATGGCCTTGCCTTTTCACTATTCTACGCTGTGATGGGCTTACCATTAGCCTATATTGCCGACCGTTTTTCCCGACCAAAACTGATTTCAATCGGGATTATTGTCTGGAGCTTAGCAACAGCAACTTGCGGTTTAAGTAAAAACTTTATTCAACTATTCCTAAGCCGTATGGCTGTGGGCGTTGGTGAAGCAGCTTTATCTCCAGCTGCCTATTCAATGTTTAGTGACATGTTCAGTAAAGACAAACTAGGCCGCGCGGTCGGGATCTATTCAATTGGTGCTTTCTTAGGTGGAGGTATCGCCTTTTTAGTTGGCGGTTACGTGATTAACCTGCTTAAAGGCGTGACACTCATTGAAGTTCCTTTATTAGGTGCACTCAAGGCATGGCAAATTGCCTTTTTAGTGGTGGGGTTACCCGGCATTATTATAGGTTTGCTATTTATTTTGACAGTTAAAGATCCTGCACGTAAAGGACAGCAGCTCAACCAAAGCGGACAAGTTGACCAAGTTAAATTCACGCAGTGCCTTCAGTTTATCAAGAAACATGCAAAAACTTTTGCTTGTCATTATTTAGGTTTTACCTTTTATGCAATGGCACTCTATAGCCTAACTAGCTGGACACCTGCATTTTATATTCGAAAGTTTCAACTTGCTCCGACTGAAACAGGCTATATGCTCGGCACTATATTGCTAGTTGCAAATACTTTAGGCGTGTTTTGCGCAGGATGGCTAAACGACTGGTTTATTAAAAAAGGACGCCAAGATGCACCGATGTTCACGGGTGTGATTGGTATTGTTGGCCTGATTATTCCAATTGCATTTTTTACCCAGACAGATCAACTCTGGCTTTCAGTAACTTTGCTCATTCCTGCAATGTTCTTTGCCTCCTTCCCACTTGTGATTTCGGCAACAGCATTGCAAATGTTAGCACCCAACCAATTTAGAGCACGCCTTTCTGCCCTATTCCTTTTGGCAAGTAACTTAATTGGACTAGGTGTTGGTACAACATTAGTGGCAATTATTACAGATAAGGTTTTTGGCAATCCATTAATGGTGGGGTCTTCTTTATCTATTGTGGGTGGTTTGTCCTGTGTACTGGCTTTGGCTCTACTTTTCAAAGGCTGTAAATCCTTTAGTGAAAGCATGAAGCTTGAAAAATTACGTTAA
- a CDS encoding acyl-CoA dehydrogenase family protein, whose translation MEFAAQDKAVDLDALCQEIRERACAGEFDNQAYVSQDIIEKLKKIGVYRALVPKRFGGEEWSPRQFCELIETLSKADGSVGWVASFGMSPAYLGSLPEETLKELYQNGPDVVFAGGIFPPQPAEITDEGVVVRGRWKFSSGCMGADIVGVGISPLKNNEMQGLPRMAVMPANKAKIEMTWDTVGLKGTGSHDLVVEDVLVEKKWTFVRGEPSKLSEPFFKYPSLSLATQVLTVVGIGVAAAALEEFEKLAPGKASITGGSEIANRPVTQYEFAQADAEFQAAKSWFYQTMDIVWNEIIAGREATAEQISDMRLACTHAARVCAKVTRKMQMLAGMTAIYTNNPFSRFVNDTNVVTQHAFMGDATLQNAGLVSFGLKPAPGYL comes from the coding sequence ATGGAGTTTGCTGCTCAAGACAAAGCAGTTGACTTAGATGCTTTGTGCCAAGAAATTCGTGAGCGTGCCTGTGCAGGTGAGTTTGATAATCAGGCCTATGTAAGCCAAGACATTATCGAAAAACTTAAAAAAATTGGTGTTTACCGTGCTTTGGTGCCTAAACGTTTTGGTGGTGAAGAATGGTCACCACGGCAATTTTGTGAGTTGATCGAGACTTTATCTAAAGCTGATGGTTCAGTGGGTTGGGTAGCAAGTTTCGGTATGAGTCCTGCGTATTTAGGAAGTTTGCCGGAAGAAACGCTGAAAGAGTTATACCAAAACGGGCCAGATGTCGTATTTGCCGGAGGTATTTTCCCACCTCAGCCTGCCGAAATTACCGATGAAGGTGTGGTGGTGCGCGGACGTTGGAAATTTTCAAGCGGCTGTATGGGCGCTGACATTGTTGGTGTGGGAATTTCACCCCTTAAAAATAATGAAATGCAAGGTTTACCACGTATGGCCGTGATGCCTGCCAACAAAGCCAAAATTGAAATGACATGGGACACTGTTGGCCTAAAAGGTACCGGAAGTCATGATTTGGTGGTTGAAGATGTATTGGTCGAAAAGAAATGGACCTTTGTACGTGGCGAACCTTCAAAACTTAGCGAGCCATTTTTTAAATATCCATCACTGTCTTTAGCGACTCAAGTATTAACCGTGGTGGGTATTGGGGTTGCAGCTGCCGCATTAGAAGAATTTGAAAAATTAGCACCAGGTAAAGCATCTATTACAGGTGGGTCAGAAATTGCAAACCGACCAGTGACTCAATATGAGTTTGCTCAAGCTGATGCAGAGTTTCAGGCGGCAAAGTCTTGGTTTTATCAAACCATGGATATTGTCTGGAATGAAATTATTGCTGGTCGTGAAGCAACTGCTGAACAGATTAGTGATATGCGTCTGGCATGTACACATGCAGCTCGCGTTTGCGCCAAAGTGACCCGAAAAATGCAAATGCTTGCGGGTATGACAGCGATTTATACCAACAATCCATTTAGCCGTTTTGTAAATGATACCAACGTGGTGACCCAGCATGCCTTTATGGGTGATGCAACTTTACAAAATGCAGGTTTAGTCAGTTTCGGGTTAAAGCCAGCCCCAGGTTATCTATAA